In Sphingobium amiense, a genomic segment contains:
- a CDS encoding type II toxin-antitoxin system HipA family toxin, whose translation MIIRPSARNRRATMTAVRTAETITALDVFLNSAKVGTIVRTPGDFNAFSLDPAYRATGGIPVLSLSLRAASGGLRKDPRPVAGSLPPFFANLLPEDRLREAMEKHHAGNVRPGNDFDLLATLGADLPGAVRVLPSDGQPGIGVAPPQGRPKARFSLAGVQMKLSVMKNTGKGGGLTLPLGDDEGQYIAKFPSTAFPGVSENEFANLALAEAIGMNVPERELVSRDQFEGIPEEFETLAEGLVLLVRRFDRGADGERIHIEDFAQVFGLYPARKYDGAASHDIASVLNVAISPFAALEFVRRLTFSVVMGNGDMHLKNWSLIYSGDGDTPALAPIYDMLSTIPYIPADGLALSLGGERAFKGLAPARWKTFANRARLPEPAVLKAVVETVKRIDAKWWTLPEREVVPPPVLERIDAHVKTMIPILTG comes from the coding sequence ATGATCATCCGGCCTTCAGCCCGCAACCGGAGAGCGACGATGACAGCCGTCCGTACCGCTGAGACCATCACCGCGCTGGACGTGTTCCTGAACAGTGCGAAGGTTGGCACGATCGTCAGGACGCCGGGTGATTTCAACGCCTTCAGCCTTGATCCAGCCTATCGCGCGACCGGCGGCATTCCGGTTCTGAGCCTGTCGCTGCGCGCGGCATCAGGGGGCCTGCGCAAGGATCCGCGACCTGTCGCAGGCAGCCTGCCGCCCTTCTTTGCCAACCTGCTGCCCGAAGACCGGCTGCGCGAGGCGATGGAAAAACACCATGCGGGCAATGTGCGGCCGGGGAATGATTTCGATCTCCTGGCCACCCTTGGTGCGGATTTGCCGGGGGCCGTTCGGGTGCTGCCCAGTGACGGCCAACCCGGCATCGGGGTGGCGCCACCCCAAGGACGGCCCAAGGCTCGCTTCTCGCTGGCAGGCGTGCAGATGAAGCTCTCGGTGATGAAGAACACCGGCAAAGGCGGCGGGCTGACCTTGCCGCTCGGGGATGACGAGGGCCAATATATTGCGAAATTCCCCTCGACCGCCTTTCCGGGCGTGTCCGAGAACGAGTTCGCGAACCTCGCGCTTGCCGAAGCCATCGGTATGAATGTGCCTGAGCGGGAACTGGTCAGCCGAGACCAGTTCGAGGGCATTCCCGAAGAGTTTGAAACACTTGCCGAGGGGCTGGTCCTGCTCGTGCGGCGTTTTGATCGCGGGGCAGACGGGGAGCGCATCCATATCGAGGATTTCGCGCAGGTTTTCGGCCTGTACCCGGCGCGCAAATATGATGGCGCCGCCTCCCACGACATCGCCTCTGTGCTGAATGTGGCAATCTCGCCGTTCGCCGCGCTGGAGTTTGTCCGGCGGCTGACCTTCTCGGTGGTCATGGGCAATGGCGACATGCACCTCAAGAACTGGTCACTGATCTATTCGGGCGACGGCGACACGCCCGCTCTTGCACCGATCTACGACATGCTTTCGACCATTCCCTATATTCCGGCAGATGGGCTGGCGCTGTCTCTGGGCGGCGAGCGGGCCTTCAAGGGCCTGGCCCCGGCCCGCTGGAAGACGTTTGCCAATCGGGCAAGGCTTCCCGAGCCTGCCGTGCTCAAGGCCGTTGTCGAGACGGTGAAACGCATCGATGCGAAATGGTGGACACTGCCGGAACGCGAGGTGGTCCCCCCGCCCGTGCTGGAACGGATCGACGCCCATGTGAAAACCATGATCCCGATCCTGACCGGCTGA
- a CDS encoding helix-turn-helix domain-containing protein — MKAEEETLRLIGDHFRRARLAAGLTQEQVADLAGISRPRYRDIETGAAAARTTTLINIARALGLEMMLVPQAMVPAIEALLRPEAEDDHPAFSPQPESDDDSRPYR; from the coding sequence ATGAAGGCGGAAGAAGAAACACTGAGGCTGATCGGCGACCATTTTCGCCGCGCGCGTCTTGCAGCGGGGTTGACCCAGGAGCAAGTCGCTGATCTCGCCGGTATATCGCGGCCGCGCTACCGCGACATCGAGACGGGGGCGGCGGCTGCGCGCACCACGACATTGATCAACATTGCCAGGGCGCTTGGGCTGGAAATGATGCTGGTCCCGCAGGCGATGGTGCCCGCCATCGAGGCGCTTCTGCGCCCCGAGGCCGAGGATGATCATCCGGCCTTCAGCCCGCAACCGGAGAGCGACGATGACAGCCGTCCGTACCGCTGA
- a CDS encoding helix-turn-helix domain-containing protein produces the protein MITARQSRAARALLGWTQETLADKARISLTALKRLESENRLEVYETTRDQVRRALEAAGIVLLSTDRGQGVLLVHDQDEKRYRQIRDA, from the coding sequence ATGATCACCGCTCGACAGTCGCGGGCCGCACGCGCGTTGCTGGGTTGGACGCAGGAGACGCTCGCTGACAAGGCCCGAATATCGCTGACTGCCCTGAAACGCCTTGAGTCCGAGAACCGGCTCGAGGTGTATGAGACAACGCGGGATCAGGTGCGCCGGGCGCTTGAAGCAGCAGGGATTGTTCTCCTGTCCACGGATCGCGGGCAAGGAGTATTGCTGGTTCATGACCAAGACGAGAAGAGATACCGACAGATCCGTGACGCCTGA
- a CDS encoding DNA -binding domain-containing protein codes for MTSPVPPFDDIAPVSDELTKYDRAHIKLYMRLLDAAGNGAEWTEAVNVLFGIDPVREPERARQVHDSHLARARWMTQSGYRQLLRNPIDRT; via the coding sequence ATGACATCTCCGGTTCCTCCCTTCGACGATATTGCACCTGTTAGCGACGAGCTGACCAAATATGATCGCGCGCATATCAAGCTCTATATGCGGCTGCTCGATGCCGCCGGTAATGGGGCGGAATGGACCGAAGCCGTCAATGTGCTGTTCGGAATTGACCCTGTTCGGGAACCTGAACGCGCCCGGCAGGTCCATGACAGCCATCTGGCACGGGCGCGCTGGATGACACAGAGCGGCTATCGTCAGCTGCTGCGTAATCCGATAGATCGGACCTGA
- a CDS encoding transcriptional regulator domain-containing protein — MKPDTSRWRDQNQYEFYDALPVEGVAWECLRRNASYQASFDDLVAQGAGHLPFADDVQHRWGLRFPGRPRLFRARPTGHLVACCQSGHADARGSARFSSAFSVRLIGRSC; from the coding sequence ATGAAGCCGGATACATCCCGCTGGCGAGACCAGAACCAGTATGAATTCTACGATGCGCTGCCCGTTGAGGGTGTCGCCTGGGAATGCCTGCGGCGTAACGCCTCCTACCAGGCCAGTTTCGATGATCTTGTAGCGCAAGGCGCCGGGCATCTTCCCTTTGCGGATGATGTCCAACATCGCTGGGGGTTGCGATTTCCCGGCAGACCCCGGCTTTTCCGCGCTCGACCAACCGGTCATCTGGTCGCCTGTTGCCAATCCGGACATGCTGATGCTCGGGGCAGCGCCCGATTTTCTTCCGCCTTCTCCGTCCGCCTTATCGGTAGATCTTGCTGA
- a CDS encoding DUF2285 domain-containing protein, translating into MLGAAPDFLPPSPSALSVDLADAICGPEGTYGVCDARDGVQYLILADTDANSQPAIILPLDENLPDRLEAILRLWHMLAGKPARRDPRMTPYQRRRFRLMMQAADGNANHATYREIAIAIYGEARVRAEPWKTSALRASVIALVRSAAALIDGGYQDLLRHRRKP; encoded by the coding sequence ATGCTCGGGGCAGCGCCCGATTTTCTTCCGCCTTCTCCGTCCGCCTTATCGGTAGATCTTGCTGATGCCATCTGCGGACCAGAGGGGACATATGGTGTCTGCGACGCCAGAGACGGCGTTCAATATCTGATCCTCGCCGACACCGATGCCAATTCGCAGCCGGCGATCATTCTGCCACTTGACGAAAATCTGCCGGATCGGCTCGAAGCCATTCTCAGGCTCTGGCACATGCTGGCCGGGAAACCCGCGCGCCGCGACCCCAGGATGACGCCGTATCAGCGCCGGCGGTTTCGCCTGATGATGCAAGCTGCCGACGGAAACGCCAACCACGCGACCTATCGTGAGATTGCCATCGCCATCTACGGAGAGGCGCGCGTTCGCGCTGAGCCGTGGAAGACATCGGCTTTGCGCGCCTCTGTCATCGCCCTTGTCCGATCTGCCGCCGCGCTGATCGACGGCGGTTATCAGGACCTTTTGCGCCATCGTCGCAAACCCTGA
- a CDS encoding helix-turn-helix transcriptional regulator, whose protein sequence is MRPDLAALPPRYLRTKEAADFLSLSARTLEKHRTYGTGPAYHKLGGRVVYSVEDLAAWVARGSVTSTSDPRGQVLPAKPMPPTAFTSPKRITR, encoded by the coding sequence ATGCGACCTGATCTCGCCGCCTTGCCGCCACGCTATCTGCGCACCAAGGAAGCCGCCGATTTCCTCAGTCTGTCCGCGCGCACGCTGGAAAAGCACAGAACCTACGGAACGGGACCTGCCTATCACAAGCTCGGCGGCCGCGTTGTCTATTCGGTCGAGGATCTCGCAGCCTGGGTTGCGCGCGGATCGGTTACCTCCACGTCGGACCCACGCGGACAAGTTCTCCCGGCGAAACCTATGCCGCCGACCGCATTCACCTCGCCCAAGCGCATCACGCGCTGA